One window of Bos indicus isolate NIAB-ARS_2022 breed Sahiwal x Tharparkar chromosome 18, NIAB-ARS_B.indTharparkar_mat_pri_1.0, whole genome shotgun sequence genomic DNA carries:
- the TSNAXIP1 gene encoding translin-associated factor X-interacting protein 1 isoform X3 has protein sequence MGCWDLVAMVTDCTLPELPRPRVRAARLPGCPRVMDSPNSQPLNFPTTSRAHLRPLGVSIDDSLFTETKNTQKRKLSQKRKTLLSGSFSIGGHLSPWPRYISDQTILHNRKPCSDDYRKRAGSLQQPLGTTKPRYLEQLENYLRKELLLLDLSTDSAQELRLQPYREIFEFFIEDFKTYKPLLSSIKNAYEVMLAHQREKIRALEPLKAKLITVNENCNERILVMRAEERDEISMLKKEKMNLLKLIDKKNEEKISLQTEVTKLRKNLAEEYLHYLSERDARKILIADLNELRYQREDMSLAQSPGVWGEDPVKLTVALKMARQDLTRTQMELNTMKANFGDVVPRRDFEMQEKTLKELQEQLESLRDDYEEVRKEHEMLLQLHMSTLKERDQFYSELQEIQRTSTPRPDWSKCEDMVAGGRDRWHVLAEGKNSDQLVDVLLEEIGEGLLREKDFFPGLGYGESIPPFLRFDGIVENKKPTKKEVVKLLKDAWKERITEEQKEKFPDFFFSFLERHFGPGDAMAWAYTIFEYIKLFHTNEVMSQFYAVLMGKRKESVYIKQKQTIAQLLKEMTNVDSQNEGLLTMEQLSTVLKSTFPLKKDERIQELMEAGGWHPSSSNADLLDYRLLFMEDEEGQSVPFVQKLWEQYVVEKDEYLNELKQELGLELNEEVTLPKVREALMNIDPNLDKQTLNHYLRQAFQLPMTEMPEEDEEREEGIVTQLQTALEQLQMSDIRRMGPREQEPAS, from the exons ATGGGCTGCTGGGATCTGGTCGCCATGGTGACGGACTGTACACTACCAGAGCTTCCCAGGCCGCGGGTGCGGGCTGCCCGGCTGCCCGGCTGCCCTAGGGTCATGGATTCCCCGAACTCGCAACCCCTCAACTTCCCCACCACGTCGAG AGCACACCTGCGGCCTTTAGGAGTGTCCATAGATGATTCCCTCTTCACAGAAACCAAGAATACCCAGAAACGAAAGCTTTCTCAGAAACGGAAGACACTGCTG TCTGGTTCCTTCTCCATTGGTGGCCACCTGTCCCCATGGCCCAGATACATCAGTGACCAGACCATTCTGCATAATCGAAAGCCCTGTTCAGATGACTACCGGAAGCGGGCAGG TAGCTTGCAGCAGCCCCTGGGCACAACCAAGCCGAGGTACCTGGAGCAGCTTGAGAACTACCTGCGCAAGGAGCTCCTCCTGCTGGACCTAAGCACAGATTCTGCCCAGGAATTAAGGCTGCAG CCTTACAGAGAGATCTTTGAATTCTTCATAGAGGACTTCAAAACATACAAGCCATTGCTGTCCTCCATCAAGAATGCATATGAggtgatgctgg CCCACCAGAGGGAAAAAATTCGGGCTCTGGAGCCCCTGAAGGCCAAGCTGATCACTGTGAATGAGAACTGCAACGAGAGGATCCTGGTCATGAGGGCTGAGGAGAGAGATGAAATCTCCATgctgaagaaagagaagatgaatTTGCTAAAACTCATTGACAAGAAGAATGAGGAGAAGATCTCATTGCAGACTGAG GTGACCAAACTGAGGAAGAACCTGGCTGAGGAGTATCTGCACTACCTCAGTGAGAGAGATGCCCGCAAGATCCTCATTGCAGACCTGAATGAGCTACGCTACCAGCGGGAAGACATGTCACTAGCCCAGTCCCCAG GCGTCTGGGGGGAGGACCCCGTGAAGCTAACAGTGGCTCTGAAGATGGCCCGGCAAGACCTGACCCGCACACAGATGGAACTCAACACCATGAAGGCCAACTTTGGAGATGTGGTGCCCAGGAGGGACTTTGAAATGCAGGAGAAAACCCTCAAGGAACTGCAGGAGCAG CTGGAGAGCCTGAGAGACGACTACGAAGAGGTCCGCAAGGAGCACGAGATGCTGCTGCAGTTGCACATGAGCACACTGAAGGAGCGGGACCAGTTCTACTCTGAGCTGCAGGAGATCCAGCGCACCTCCACGCCACGGCCGGACTGGTCCAAGTGTGAAG ATATGGTGGCTGGAGGACGAGATCGCTGGCACGTGCTGGCTGAGGGCAAGAACAGTGACCAGCTGGTGGACGTGCTTCTGGAGGAGATTGGCGAGGGGCTGCTCCGGGAGAAAGACTTCTTCCCTGGTCTG GGCTATGGGGAATCCATCCCCCCTTTCCTTCGGTTTGATGGCATTGTGGAGAACAAGAAGCCAACCAAGAAGGAAGTGGTAAAACTCCTCAAGGATGCCTGGAAGGAACGTATCACTGAGGAGCAG AAAGAGAAGTTCCCagatttcttcttcagtttcctgGAGCGCCACTTTGGGCCTGGTGATGCCATGGCCTGGGCTTACACCATTTTTGAATATATCAAGCTCTTCCATACCAATGAAGTCATGAGTCAGTTCTATGCAGTCTTGATGGGAAAG AGGAAAGAGAGTGTGTACATCAAGCAGAAGCAGACCATAGCACAGCTGCTGAAGGAGATGACAAACGTTGACAGCCAGAATGAGGGCCTACTAACCATGGAGCAGTTAAG TACTGTCCTCAAGAGCACCTTCCCCTTGAAGAAGGATGAGAGAATCCAGGAGTTGATGGAGGCAGGGGGCTGGCATcccagcagcagcaatgcagacTTGCTCGACTACCGCCTGTTGTTTATGGAG GATGAGGAGGGCCAGAGCGTGCCCTTTGTGCAAAAGCTGTGGGAACAGTACGTGGTGGAAAAGGATGAATACTTAAACGAGTTAAAGCAGGAGCTGGGCCTGGAACT CAACGAGGAGGTGACCCTACCCAAGGTACGTGAGGCCCTGATGAACATTGATCCCAACCTGGACAAGCAGACCTTGAACCACTATTTGAGGCAGGCCTTCCAGCTCCCCATGACAGAAATGCCAGAGGAGgatgaggaaagggaagaaggcaTTGTGACACAGCTCCAGACTGCACTAGAACAGCTTCAGATGAGTGACATTAGGCGTATGGGGCCTCGGGAGCAGGAACCTGCAAGCTAA
- the TSNAXIP1 gene encoding translin-associated factor X-interacting protein 1 isoform X6 — MGCWDLVAMVTDCTLPELPRPRVRAARLPGCPRVMDSPNSQPLNFPTTSRAHLRPLGVSIDDSLFTETKNTQKRKLSQKRKTLLPYREIFEFFIEDFKTYKPLLSSIKNAYEVMLAHQREKIRALEPLKAKLITVNENCNERILVMRAEERDEISMLKKEKMNLLKLIDKKNEEKISLQTEVTKLRKNLAEEYLHYLSERDARKILIADLNELRYQREDMSLAQSPGVWGEDPVKLTVALKMARQDLTRTQMELNTMKANFGDVVPRRDFEMQEKTLKELQEQLESLRDDYEEVRKEHEMLLQLHMSTLKERDQFYSELQEIQRTSTPRPDWSKCEDMVAGGRDRWHVLAEGKNSDQLVDVLLEEIGEGLLREKDFFPGLGYGESIPPFLRFDGIVENKKPTKKEVVKLLKDAWKERITEEQKEKFPDFFFSFLERHFGPGDAMAWAYTIFEYIKLFHTNEVMSQFYAVLMGKRKESVYIKQKQTIAQLLKEMTNVDSQNEGLLTMEQLSTVLKSTFPLKKDERIQELMEAGGWHPSSSNADLLDYRLLFMEDEEGQSVPFVQKLWEQYVVEKDEYLNELKQELGLELNEEVTLPKVREALMNIDPNLDKQTLNHYLRQAFQLPMTEMPEEDEEREEGIVTQLQTALEQLQMSDIRRMGPREQEPAS; from the exons ATGGGCTGCTGGGATCTGGTCGCCATGGTGACGGACTGTACACTACCAGAGCTTCCCAGGCCGCGGGTGCGGGCTGCCCGGCTGCCCGGCTGCCCTAGGGTCATGGATTCCCCGAACTCGCAACCCCTCAACTTCCCCACCACGTCGAG AGCACACCTGCGGCCTTTAGGAGTGTCCATAGATGATTCCCTCTTCACAGAAACCAAGAATACCCAGAAACGAAAGCTTTCTCAGAAACGGAAGACACTGCTG CCTTACAGAGAGATCTTTGAATTCTTCATAGAGGACTTCAAAACATACAAGCCATTGCTGTCCTCCATCAAGAATGCATATGAggtgatgctgg CCCACCAGAGGGAAAAAATTCGGGCTCTGGAGCCCCTGAAGGCCAAGCTGATCACTGTGAATGAGAACTGCAACGAGAGGATCCTGGTCATGAGGGCTGAGGAGAGAGATGAAATCTCCATgctgaagaaagagaagatgaatTTGCTAAAACTCATTGACAAGAAGAATGAGGAGAAGATCTCATTGCAGACTGAG GTGACCAAACTGAGGAAGAACCTGGCTGAGGAGTATCTGCACTACCTCAGTGAGAGAGATGCCCGCAAGATCCTCATTGCAGACCTGAATGAGCTACGCTACCAGCGGGAAGACATGTCACTAGCCCAGTCCCCAG GCGTCTGGGGGGAGGACCCCGTGAAGCTAACAGTGGCTCTGAAGATGGCCCGGCAAGACCTGACCCGCACACAGATGGAACTCAACACCATGAAGGCCAACTTTGGAGATGTGGTGCCCAGGAGGGACTTTGAAATGCAGGAGAAAACCCTCAAGGAACTGCAGGAGCAG CTGGAGAGCCTGAGAGACGACTACGAAGAGGTCCGCAAGGAGCACGAGATGCTGCTGCAGTTGCACATGAGCACACTGAAGGAGCGGGACCAGTTCTACTCTGAGCTGCAGGAGATCCAGCGCACCTCCACGCCACGGCCGGACTGGTCCAAGTGTGAAG ATATGGTGGCTGGAGGACGAGATCGCTGGCACGTGCTGGCTGAGGGCAAGAACAGTGACCAGCTGGTGGACGTGCTTCTGGAGGAGATTGGCGAGGGGCTGCTCCGGGAGAAAGACTTCTTCCCTGGTCTG GGCTATGGGGAATCCATCCCCCCTTTCCTTCGGTTTGATGGCATTGTGGAGAACAAGAAGCCAACCAAGAAGGAAGTGGTAAAACTCCTCAAGGATGCCTGGAAGGAACGTATCACTGAGGAGCAG AAAGAGAAGTTCCCagatttcttcttcagtttcctgGAGCGCCACTTTGGGCCTGGTGATGCCATGGCCTGGGCTTACACCATTTTTGAATATATCAAGCTCTTCCATACCAATGAAGTCATGAGTCAGTTCTATGCAGTCTTGATGGGAAAG AGGAAAGAGAGTGTGTACATCAAGCAGAAGCAGACCATAGCACAGCTGCTGAAGGAGATGACAAACGTTGACAGCCAGAATGAGGGCCTACTAACCATGGAGCAGTTAAG TACTGTCCTCAAGAGCACCTTCCCCTTGAAGAAGGATGAGAGAATCCAGGAGTTGATGGAGGCAGGGGGCTGGCATcccagcagcagcaatgcagacTTGCTCGACTACCGCCTGTTGTTTATGGAG GATGAGGAGGGCCAGAGCGTGCCCTTTGTGCAAAAGCTGTGGGAACAGTACGTGGTGGAAAAGGATGAATACTTAAACGAGTTAAAGCAGGAGCTGGGCCTGGAACT CAACGAGGAGGTGACCCTACCCAAGGTACGTGAGGCCCTGATGAACATTGATCCCAACCTGGACAAGCAGACCTTGAACCACTATTTGAGGCAGGCCTTCCAGCTCCCCATGACAGAAATGCCAGAGGAGgatgaggaaagggaagaaggcaTTGTGACACAGCTCCAGACTGCACTAGAACAGCTTCAGATGAGTGACATTAGGCGTATGGGGCCTCGGGAGCAGGAACCTGCAAGCTAA